The following nucleotide sequence is from Halobaculum sp. MBLA0147.
CCGGACGAGTACACCGTCCGGGTCGTACAGTGTCGCCTCCAGCGCGCCGACGGTCGTGTCGACCACGACGGCGAGTCGGTCGGTCTCTGCCTCGACCGGGACCGGCACACTCGTGGTCTCACCCGCTCGAACCGAGACGGGCACCGCCGTCGACGTGACACCGGTCTCCTCGCCGGTTTCCCCGGAGGCGTCTCCCTCCTCTCCGTCGCCGGACCCCTCCGAGCCCGACTCTCCGTCGCCGGACCCCTCCGAGCCCGACTCTCCGTCGTCCGACTCTCCCGCGGACGCGGCCGCTGCCGTGTCGGCCGTCGGGAACGGGAGTTCCGCCGCGGTCGCACCCGTGTCGTCGCCGTCGACCACCGTCACGGTCTGTTCCGCGGGTGTCTCGACGGTCGGCGACGCCGTCTCGTGGCTCGCCAGCGTCTCGAGAACCGTCTCGTAGGCTCGCGACTGGAGTTCGACTACCTCCGAGTCGAACGACATCCCGTCACCGACGCGGTTGTCCCACGCCATCTCAAGTGCCACGCCACGGGCGCCGAGTCCACCGGCCTCCGTGGGTCGACTCGCCCACGAGGCGAAGCCGCCGGTCGTGTTGTACCGCACCATGTCGAAGATGGTGCCGGCAGTGAACGTCGTCGACGGGACCGGTGGGGTCCGGTCGATCCCGTACTCCTCGGCGACCGCCTCGGCTCGCGACTCCAGTGCCGGTCGCGTCGTCTTGAGCAGGTCGCCGACGGCGTCGTCGAGCGCCGACTCGGTCTCGGCCGCGAAGTCGAAGATGGCGTACGCGTCCTCGTACTCGAACGAGGCGTTCATCGCGAGGAGCTTCACCAACTCCTCCGAGCCGAACATCCCGTGGAAGTCCGCGACCCACGCCACGTCGTCGTACCCGCGGAGGTGCTCGACGACGCCGAGTGCGCCCGGTACCTCCTCGTAGTAGTCGTGTGGTGTCGTCGGTACGTCGCCGTCGACTCCCGGGGCGTCGTCGACGAGGTTCGCCCCCCTCGGTTCGGCCGGTCGGTGGCCCGGATCGATCCACCCGACCGTCGGGTACTGCCGGTTCGGATCGTGGTCGGTGCCCGTGACGCGCTCGAACGCGTTCCCCGGTGGGTTCACACCCGCGCCGAACCGCCCGTCGACGGTGAACGGGAGCCGCGCGACCCACCCGTCGGGGTTCGGGAAGACGAAGACGTACGCCGTGTCTGCGAGGGCGTCACTCGCGTCCGCCTCGCCACGACAGAGGCGTTCCAGGAACCGGACACCGGCCTCGACACCGGCCCGCTCGTCGCCGTGGATCCCGAGCGTGACGACGACCTTCTCGCGTCGTGCGAACGCCTCGCGGTCGGTCACGTTCTCGGTCACCTCGACGACGTGGACGTCCTCACGAGTCGTCTCGCCGGCCTCCACGTCGAGGTGGCCGGGACTCTGTGCGACGCGTGTGTGCCGGAGTGTGTCCGAGTACTCGGACGCTAGGTGGTCGACACCTTGCACGAACTCGGGATACGAGACGTAGTCGACGGCGTCCGTCGGGGTCGGGAAGACGCGGTCGGCGTAGTGTTCCAGCAGCCAGAACGGGTTGGCGCCCGGAGCGTACAGGACGGTCGTGACGGCGTCGAGTCGGAGGATCGCACGCAGCGACTCGAAGTCGACCGACACTCGCGCGTACGCCGCCGGTGTCTCCGTCTCGGTGGTCGTGGTGACACCGTCGAAGCCGAGTGTCTCGATCTGGTCGAGCCCGGACGGGTCGTCGACGAGGAACACCGTCGGGAGGACGGCACCCTCGCGCGTGTTCTGCCAGGCGGTCCACCAGTGCCGTGAGAGGCGCTCGTCGGGTGGGTCCGCGGCGGCTGCCGTGTCGGTCGCGGCACCTGCCAGTACGCCGGCGCCGGCGAGACCGCCGATCGTTCGGAGGACTGTCCGTCTGTCCGTAGCGCGTGTGTCGCGTGTCATGGGAACGGGGACGACTCGGCCCGATCGAGTGGACCGAGTTCCGCACCGAACCTGTCCGGGTGGCCGTTTGACTCTCCCAGCGCACTCTCTGTGCGTGAGACACTGCTTCACTCGGTGTGATCGTCGGTGGGGATTGTCGTGTCTCGGTCCGCTCGGTCACGGTACCGGGCGGCGGGCACCGACCACCCCGAATCCCCCGTCGACCCCGCCGGCGTCGTCGGACGGAGTGCCCCTCGTCCGTCGACTGCCGACGCGTGACCGTCGCTCGGTTCTCCGACGTTCTCCCGTCGCGTCGACGGCCGTGTGAGACGACTCGTCACACCTTTCGCGTCAGTCACGTCACTCTGTGCACCAGTCACGTCACTCTCCGTACCAGTCACGTCACTCTGTGCACCAGTCACGTCACTCTCCGTACCAGTCACGTCACTCTGTGCACCAGTCACGTCACTCTCCGTACCAGTCACGTGCTCGCGCATCCTCACGGTCGTCTGCCCGACCTCCAGGGGCGACAGTGTCGACGAACGCCGCCGGTCGTCGGAGGGCGTGGAGCCGGTGGTCGGTACCGACCGTCGACACCACGACCGTTCGGCTCCCCGGTCTCACCCGGTCGAGGAGACTGTTCTCGGTGTGCACGTCCGTGATCGTCTTCCGACGGACCGAGCACTGCGGCGTCTCGAGGAGTCGGTCGTACACCACGACTCGATTCGGGTACACGTGGTACTCTCGGTGACCACGCAGCACGTCGACGGCCACGACGCGACCGACCCCGACCAGTCCCACGGCGAGGGTGAGCGCGGCGGTGCCCGCCCACAGTCCGCCGAGGAGCCCGACGACGGCCACGACGAACACGAGGAGGAGGTACGGCGGGACGAAGAGGAACAGTGGCGCGAGCCCCGGTGCTCGGACGAGCAGACTCCGCCGGTCCACCGCGAACACGGCCACCGGATCTGCCGCCGGTGGCTCCGGGTCGTCGTCCTCCCACACGTCGCGTGTCGTCGTCTCGGTCCCGATCTCCCCGAGGTCGACGATCGACTTGGCGAGGACGACACCGGCCAACAGCGCGGCGGGCACCGCCCCGTACTCGGCGAGGACGATCCCGCCGCCGAGAGCGAGGACCACCACCCCGGCGACGTACCGTCGTCCCATCGCCGATCGCACCGTGTCGTCCGTGTACCGCGCGGCGCGGACGTAGTCGACGGCGGCGACGAGCTGGCCGAGGAGCACGCCGACGATCCCGACGGCCAGCGACGCTAGAGGGAGGCCGGTGTCTGCCGTCGCGACGACGACGAGGCCCGCGATCGGCCAGAAGAGAACGACGGCGAGGAGGCCGCCGAGGACGACCGGGACGTTCCGTGGGTAGATCGGGGGGAGCGGTCCGATCGAGACGCCACCGCTCTTGGCACTCCACGACGCGGCCGGGAGTCTGTCGTCGAGTGCCGTCTCGATCGGGTCTCGTCGTGCGAACAGTCCCTGGACAGCGCCGCGAAGTGTCGCGACCGCCGCTTCGATCAGGAAGACGACGAGGAGGGCGGCTGCGGGCCAGTCGAAGGCGACGACACCGACGAGGACGCCGGCGTTGGCGAGTATCGACCGGAGAACACGGACGCGCCAATCGGAAGCGATCACGCTCTCGTGTCTGTCGCGCCGGTGGGATACCTCTTCGATCGTGTCTCACGACGCGAGACACGCCAGTAGGTTACAGTTGTCTCTCGACGGCACCGTGTGCCCGTGATCGAGAGCGACGACCGACGACCGATTCGAGGCAGTCACTCGGAGCGTGCCGGCGAGGTCCCCGAGTCGCGTCGGCGTGGAGGGACTCGTGAGTGACGCTCGATTGCAGACGAGGAATCTCGGGAAGCAGTACGGCGACAGGTGGGCCGTCGCGGACGTGACGCTCGACTTCGACGAGGGCATTCACGGCCTCCTCGGTCCGAACGGGGCCGGGAAGTCGACGCTGATGCGGATGGTGACGACACTCACCGACCCGACGACCGGAACCGTCCGCTGGGACGGGGTCGACGTGACGACGTCTCCGGACGCCGTGCGGTCCGTACTGGGGTACTTGCCGCAGTCGTTCGGTGCGTACCCGGAACTCACCGTCGAGGAGTTCCTCGAGTACGTCGCGACACTCCGTGGGCTCGACCGAGAGACGGCGTCTGCACGCGTCGAAGAACAACTCGCAGTGACGAACCTGACAGACGTGCGTGCAGAGCGAATCGGTACCTTCTCCGGCGGGATGCGTCGCCGCGTCGGCATCGCGCAGGCACTGATCAACGACCCGGAACTGCTGATCGTCGACGAACCGACCGTCGGACTCGACCCAGAGGAGCGAGTCCGGTTCCGGAACGTCCTGTCTGCGACCGCCGAGGACAGAGTCGTGATCCTCTCGACACATATCGTCCCGGACGTGGAGGCGACCGCCAACACCGTCGCGCTGTTGAACGACGGGACGCTGGTGACACACACCGACCCGGAGTCGCTCGTCGACCACGTCGCCGGCGACGTGTACCGGGCGACCGTCTCCCGAGCAGAACTCGACGATCTCCGCGAGGGTGTTCGCGTCTCTCGAACCGTCCAGCGAGCAGACGGTGTCGAAGTCAGATTCTTGGCAGACGACCCACCGACCGAGGACGCCGAGCCGGTCCCTCCGACACTCGAAGACGCGTACCTCGCACGGATCGACGGTCGGGAGGGGTTGTGACGTGCGCCACGTCCTCGCTGTCGCACGGACGGACCTGCGTCGGCGACTCCGCACGCCTCGCACGCTCGCCGTCCTGTCGGGGGCCGTACTCGTCGGCCTCGTGGCGGGTGTCGACGGGTTCGAACTCGTCTACCGTGGCGTCGACGGCCCACCGCACTACACGCCGCGACCGACGGCTGCCGCAGTCGCTCTCGAGACTGCCCTCGCCGGGACGTACGCCACGGTCCTCCTCGGGTACTTCCTCCTCCGTGGGACACTGACCGTGGCACACCGCGTGGGGGTCGACCGTGTCACGGCGAGTACACCACTCTCGGCCGCGTCGTACCTCGTCGGCAAGTGGCTGAGTCACGTCGTGATCGTGACACTGGCACTGACCGTCCTCGGGCTCACTGCCGTGGTGAATCACGTGCGACACGGTGTCGGCAGCCCCGACCCGCTCGGAACGGTCGTGGTCGTCCTGTCGTTCGGCCTCCCCGTCGGTGCACTCGTCGCCGGAGTCACCCTGGCCTTCGAGTCGACCGACCGACTCTCCGGAACGCTCGGGAGTATCGTCTACCTCGGACTCGTACTCGCGACGTTCGTGACGGGGTTGTCGACGTACGGTGGCGACCCGTCTACAGTTCCGACCGTCGTCGCAGCGACGGACCTGTACGGGACCGTCGCCGCCGCCCAGGCGACGACGGACGCGCTCGCGACCGTCGCACCGGCGTACGGCGGTGGCACGCCCGGGTTCTTCACCTCCTTCCTCGGCTCTCCGGTCGGAGCGACACGGACGTTCGACTACGGTGCCGGCTCCCCAGTCTGGTGGGTCGGGCCGGGTGACGGTGCTCTCCCGGCGTGGTTCGCCGGACAGCGACTCGCAGTCACCGCCGTCGGACTCGTGGTGACACTCTGTGCAGCCGCTCCACACGACAGGTGGGCGCGGGTGTCCGAAGAGCCGTCTCGGTTACGCACACTCGGTCGCCGACTCCAGACGCTGGCCACCCGGTTCCGTGTGTCTCTCTGGACGTACGCGGTGCCGAGTGGTCTCGGCGGTTCCTCGACGACAGCGTCGGAGACGGACGACCCGGCGAGTCGTGCGCTCTCCGAGATCGCGTCGACACCGGTCGAGCGTCGTGGAGCAGCGCCGCTCGGTCGCCTGTTCTGGCAGGAACTCCGTGGCAAACTCCGCGGACGCCGCTGGTGGTGGTACGTCGGCGTCGTCGCCACCGTCGTCGTCGCTGCCGTCGCCTCCCCACCGCGCCGTCAGTTCGTCGCCCTCGCGACCGCGTGGCCGGTGTTCGTCTGGTCGTCGCTCGGTGTCCGAGCGACACACCGAGACCGAGCGGCACTCGTCCACTCCTCGTCCGCCGCGTACCGCCAACTGTTCGCCGAGTGGGCCGTCGGTGTCGTTCTCGCGTGTGTCGTCGCCGGGCCCGCGATCCTCGCCGACGGCGTCACCCCTGCCACACTCCTCGCGACGGCGTCGGTCGCGGTCTTCGCACCCTCGACGGCGCTCGCGCTCGGTGTCACGACCGGGTCGCGTCGGGTGTTCGAGGCGGGGTACCTCTGTCTGTGGTACGTCGGGCCGCTGAACGTTCCGGCGCTGGACTTCGCGGGGGCGACGCCGACCGCACTCGCCGCCGGGACACCGGCGACGTTCCTCGCGATCGGTGGTCTCGCCTTCGTCGCGGCAGTGCTCGCGAAACGACGCCACGTACACTGATACGACGACACGTTGGGATACGCACCCAAGCCACAGACGCCGAGACGCTGCGGAGGGTACAAGCCGTCGCCGACCGACTCCTCGTCCGGATGCAGTTCTCGATCGGAGACACCACGATCCACGCGCCTGCGTGGCGCGTCATCGTCGCACTCCTCGCCGTCGCCGCCGTGGCGTTCACCGGCTACGACTACGTCCAACAGTCGCGAGCGATCGACGACGCGACG
It contains:
- a CDS encoding M14 family zinc carboxypeptidase gives rise to the protein MTRDTRATDRRTVLRTIGGLAGAGVLAGAATDTAAAADPPDERLSRHWWTAWQNTREGAVLPTVFLVDDPSGLDQIETLGFDGVTTTTETETPAAYARVSVDFESLRAILRLDAVTTVLYAPGANPFWLLEHYADRVFPTPTDAVDYVSYPEFVQGVDHLASEYSDTLRHTRVAQSPGHLDVEAGETTREDVHVVEVTENVTDREAFARREKVVVTLGIHGDERAGVEAGVRFLERLCRGEADASDALADTAYVFVFPNPDGWVARLPFTVDGRFGAGVNPPGNAFERVTGTDHDPNRQYPTVGWIDPGHRPAEPRGANLVDDAPGVDGDVPTTPHDYYEEVPGALGVVEHLRGYDDVAWVADFHGMFGSEELVKLLAMNASFEYEDAYAIFDFAAETESALDDAVGDLLKTTRPALESRAEAVAEEYGIDRTPPVPSTTFTAGTIFDMVRYNTTGGFASWASRPTEAGGLGARGVALEMAWDNRVGDGMSFDSEVVELQSRAYETVLETLASHETASPTVETPAEQTVTVVDGDDTGATAAELPFPTADTAAAASAGESDDGESGSEGSGDGESGSEGSGDGEEGDASGETGEETGVTSTAVPVSVRAGETTSVPVPVEAETDRLAVVVDTTVGALEATLYDPDGVLVRTVERRTLATRPNGQITWGVSDPADGEWRVELSNTYGERLALGSVTTRVETGRTRDPRVALGYEQRDYDVSITDVIPDYEPATDGGATFTVTGPTDLADDPSGPVVVPTDTGVDRPEYVQRLGELLTDGETIVVTDSGLELLGADEFPLDVSGDDVERVTGRRITLGNRVEEHSLLTGTRSDQLELARGGPVGYASRMSEVPMYGIAPDAFDGVGGTVAARRERRSGTLVTAGTVSVGSGELVVIGGLLPRPSQENLHPFGLAGHGVTHLGYTVLANALGHSPPSP
- a CDS encoding DUF6498-containing protein, whose translation is MIASDWRVRVLRSILANAGVLVGVVAFDWPAAALLVVFLIEAAVATLRGAVQGLFARRDPIETALDDRLPAASWSAKSGGVSIGPLPPIYPRNVPVVLGGLLAVVLFWPIAGLVVVATADTGLPLASLAVGIVGVLLGQLVAAVDYVRAARYTDDTVRSAMGRRYVAGVVVLALGGGIVLAEYGAVPAALLAGVVLAKSIVDLGEIGTETTTRDVWEDDDPEPPAADPVAVFAVDRRSLLVRAPGLAPLFLFVPPYLLLVFVVAVVGLLGGLWAGTAALTLAVGLVGVGRVVAVDVLRGHREYHVYPNRVVVYDRLLETPQCSVRRKTITDVHTENSLLDRVRPGSRTVVVSTVGTDHRLHALRRPAAFVDTVAPGGRADDREDARARDWYGE
- a CDS encoding ABC transporter ATP-binding protein is translated as MSDARLQTRNLGKQYGDRWAVADVTLDFDEGIHGLLGPNGAGKSTLMRMVTTLTDPTTGTVRWDGVDVTTSPDAVRSVLGYLPQSFGAYPELTVEEFLEYVATLRGLDRETASARVEEQLAVTNLTDVRAERIGTFSGGMRRRVGIAQALINDPELLIVDEPTVGLDPEERVRFRNVLSATAEDRVVILSTHIVPDVEATANTVALLNDGTLVTHTDPESLVDHVAGDVYRATVSRAELDDLREGVRVSRTVQRADGVEVRFLADDPPTEDAEPVPPTLEDAYLARIDGREGL